One window of Quercus robur chromosome 5, dhQueRobu3.1, whole genome shotgun sequence genomic DNA carries:
- the LOC126727766 gene encoding transcription factor MYB26-like, whose amino-acid sequence MRNHSCCNRQKVKRGLWSPEEDEKLISYITAYGHGCWSSLPKLAGLQRCGKSCRLRWLNYLKPDLKRGSFSPQEAALIIELQGILGNKWAQIAKQLPGRTDNEVKNFWNSSIKKKLISHNVHAITTSPDMHYNGNSEEGFFSLNANPNWTLSSQQDQLYLPTPTPMLHGFDHGDLKLDQTNYGANLVQFPTPPPMAPPSNSSFYDPLWSLGYQPHEQFDPNQELQNFSTGGATQHYIGNKLIGPSITAPHYDEDPLSSMIPKRCENISGNCCGMPYLCASQDLDPLARLPYFPASFDYPHDPYVPNNHMEYMDMPSCHHRT is encoded by the exons ATGAGAAATCACTCATGCTGCAACAGGCAAAAGGTTAAGAGAGGACTATGGTCACCAGAGGAAGATGAGAAACTCATCAGCTACATTACAGCCTACGGCCATGGTTGCTGGAGCTCTCTCCCAAAACTTGCTG GCCTGCAGAGATGTGGAAAGAGCTGTAGACTAAGATGGTTAAATTATCTCAAACCTGACTTAAAACGTGGGAGCTTCTCTCCCCAAGAAGCTGCCCTCATCATTGAACTCCAGGGCATTCTAGGAAACAA GTGGGCTCAGATAGCCAAACAATTACCAGGAAGAACAGATAATGAGGTTAAGAACTTTTGGAATTCAAGCATTAAGAAGAAGTTGATTTCTCATAATGTTCATGCCATAACCACCTCTCCTGATATGCACTATAACGGTAACTCTGAGGAaggttttttctctctaaacGCAAACCCTAATTGGACCCTAAGCTCTCAACAAGACCAACTATACCTTCCCACTCCAACCCCAATGTTGCATGGCTTTGATCATGGTGATCTTAAATTAGACCAAACCAATTATGGTGCCAATTTGGTTCAATTTCCAACCCCGCCCCCAATGGCACCACCATCGAATTCTTCTTTTTATGATCCACTATGGTCACTAGGCTATCAACCTCATGAACAATTTGATCCTAATCAAGAACTTCAAAATTTCAGCACTGGTGGAGCAACACAGCATTATATTGGTAATAAACTTATTGGTCCAAGTATCACAGCACCACATTATGATGAGGATCCATTATCATCCATGATTCCAAAACGTTGTGAAAATATTAGTGGTAATTGCTGTGGCATGCCTTACTTATGTGCTTCACAAGACCTTGACCCACTTGCTAGACTCCCATATTTTCCAGCTAGTTTTGATTATCCACATGATCCATACGTGCCCAACAATCATATGGAGTATATGGATATGCCATCATGTCATCATCGTACTTGA